GAACACAATGCCAACTAGATTGCAACCAACAAGGACAAACAACAAGATCTTGAAACGGCACCTCAAGAAGGAGAAGGCTAACACGCCGAAGATGGCACCGATCTTCCCGACCGCCCCCGATATACCATGGCATGTGGAGCGCAACCTTGCCGGGAAGAGTTCCGCTGGAAAGATAAAAGTTGTAGTGTTTGGCCCAAAGTTCgcgaagaagaagatgaagccatacATGACGGCGAATCCATATTTGTTGTTGTTGCATTCTAGCCATTTATCATAGGGGATGGCAAGGCAGAGTTGAAAGACCGTCATCATGGTGAAGCCGAGCAATTGGATTTTCACGCGGCCTATGCGATCAATGAAGGCGACCGCGAAGAAGTATCCTGGCAATGTACACCCCGCTGCGATGGCCATGTGCACTGCAGTGATGTCGATTGTTCGCTGGAACGGATTGTCAGCTTTATGATACCTAGCCACTTGACAAGTATTAACCTTACAGACTTCATCATCATGACCTTTAAGCAGCCCGACTGTAGTAAAGATGTCCTTCATACAGAGGTTGAGGGAGTAGAAGGTGACGTCAAGGACGAACCAGCAGACGGTGGTACTGAGGAGATGGAGCCCATGACGTTGGCGAAACTCCGAGGAGAAGAGGCCATACTGGTCGTGGCTGCCGAGATTGTCTTCTTCTGGGACGATGTGCATGCTGAGGACTGCGGACATGTCCGCTGcagccatgtttgcgtccttggctaTGAGGGCCGTGTACCGTGCCGTCTCTGGCATCTTCATGCGCCAGTAGTAGGTGAGCAGTGCAGGAACGGCGCCAAACATGAGAACAATGCGCCAGACAACATCTATATTGCCTGGCGATGATTTCCTGAAGACTTGTGATGTGATCATGCCAACGAGCCCCGCCACAACATTTCCGAAACCCTGGAATTAGTTGGAAATAAAGTGTGCTTATATTGCAATTGCTATGTATATAAATTAAAACAGTCAGGGAGGCAATAATCGTCTTCCTTTGTCTAAAGAACTAGATAATCAAGCCATGTCATCCTTACTTGCATGGCGAACACGGCAGACATGAAGGCACCGCGGGTCCTCTTGTTAGCATACTCAGACATAATGGTGGCCGAGAGTGGGTAGTCGCCGCCGATGCTTACGCCGAGCCAGAAGCGGAAGAAGCAGAGCGTGATCACGACGCTTTTGTAATTGCTCTTGCCGAAGGTGAAGCCGGAGGCGAGGGAGCAGAAGACCATGAGGAGTAGAGTGACGCCATAGATGCGCTTCCGGCCCATCTTGTCGCCAAGCCAGCCGAAGACGAGCTGCCCAGGCACAGTGCCGCAGAGGGCGGCCGCGTTGATGTAGACGGAGATGTAGGTTGGTATCGGGCCGCCTGTGTAGTACCTGTGGCCGATGAGGTCGAcgacgagggagagggagaagaggtCGTAGGCGTCGGTGAAGAAGCCCATGCCCGCGATGCCGATCGCCATGAAGTGGTACAACTGCGTCCTAGCCACGTCCAGTGCCTGCAGCACCCTCAGTTGCTGGTTGCGAGCCATGGTTCCTTGCTATTTTCCTGCCGTTTGTTGTTGTTGCAGTGATAATCCTGCAGACAGATATGTATATGTGCGTAGAGTGGCCCCTAGAGTCCCATATGAAATTGTACGTTGCTTTCACGCAGTTAAGGTTTTGTTCAAATATTATTATTGTTTTGTTACTAATAATTAGGCTTAATTTCCTAAGACAGTTCATTGTTGTCTCCTAAGGGACATATGTTGCCCTGCATGCGTTGCCAAGATGTTAGAATATGATTGTGCACCAAGACACTAGCATAAGGTTAACTGCAAGATCCAAGACCTTGTTGGATGTGTAGCTGCATCGTCCAGATGGCCACTAAGTTTAGAGGAATGAACATTTGAGAAACGGCCGAAATCTCCATGCGATATCTGAAGCAAACTCATGAAATAGAAAATCTAAAAGAACTCATGAAACTGAAAGACTAATGGTTAATATATTCTTGACATTGTGGTAAAAAATATGTCACTGGAATACTATTTAACCTGTGGATCTACTGAAAATTTCGTACTGGATCTTTATTAATTGTGTGAGCGACAAACTTGGCAGGAATCTGCCGCCGGTCTTCGTGCGTACGAACCACGAAGTCTAGCTTGGACGGCAGGAACCAACTATAATAAGAATTATTTTTGTGTTCATCCATGCAAGAAATGATTGGTGCGTCTTGAGAATATATTAGAGGGTCTGTGACACACTGACGCGACATGTTGAGATCACACGCGTCTTAGGGTATATCCTCTGGAATCTGGTGCAGATTCCAGTTCCGTTAGACTGATATTACCAATGTAGTTGACTGCAACTTGCAAGCGATGGTGACTGCGGCCCACGGAGACCAGCTGCGAGCGAGAACACCTCCTGTTGTGCGGTAGTGCAGCCCGGTGAAGTTGGAAGCTGGTCTGATTCTTtcatcccctttcccctctccccctcgTGTCGGCCCCGCGGGCGGCCGAGCgagccaaccctagccgccggcctccctcttcccccacccgTCTCCCTCCCCCGCTGCCGCCGGCTAGAGCCGCGGGGTAAAGCCCTGGTGGCACCGGCGGCGGCCGGAAGCTTTCCCCCCCTTTGCTCAGCCTGGGGTTGGGGCGGGACGATCTGGCCGGGCGGGGGCGCCGCGCTCGCGAGGGGCCGGCGCCNNNNNNNNNNNNNNNNNNNNNNNNNNNN
The window above is part of the Triticum aestivum cultivar Chinese Spring chromosome 2A, IWGSC CS RefSeq v2.1, whole genome shotgun sequence genome. Proteins encoded here:
- the LOC123187130 gene encoding putative inorganic phosphate transporter 1-13; this encodes MARNQQLRVLQALDVARTQLYHFMAIGIAGMGFFTDAYDLFSLSLVVDLIGHRYYTGGPIPTYISVYINAAALCGTVPGQLVFGWLGDKMGRKRIYGVTLLLMVFCSLASGFTFGKSNYKSVVITLCFFRFWLGVSIGGDYPLSATIMSEYANKRTRGAFMSAVFAMQGFGNVVAGLVGMITSQVFRKSSPGNIDVVWRIVLMFGAVPALLTYYWRMKMPETARYTALIAKDANMAAADMSAVLSMHIVPEEDNLGSHDQYGLFSSEFRQRHGLHLLSTTVCWFVLDVTFYSLNLCMKDIFTTVGLLKGHDDEVCKVNTCQVARYHKADNPFQRTIDITAVHMAIAAGCTLPGYFFAVAFIDRIGRVKIQLLGFTMMTVFQLCLAIPYDKWLECNNNKYGFAVMYGFIFFFANFGPNTTTFIFPAELFPARLRSTCHGISGAVGKIGAIFGVLAFSFLRCRFKILLFVLVGCNLVGIVFTLLLPETKGKSLEEITGEIEEGQPLDDAAAVVNAADGIHVVPV